GTGCTGCTCGTCACCGATACGCAGAAACCGATCGGCGACCTGCGCGATGCGCTCGCGCGCCTCGGCTACGAGATGCTGAACGAAGTCGCGACGCCGGCGCGGCTGCCGGCCGCCGTCGAGGCGCAGCGGCCCGACGTCGTGATCATCGACACCGAATCGCCGTCGCGCGACACGCTCGAACAGCTCGCGGTGATGAACGCGACCGCGCCCCGCCCGGTGCTGATGTTCAGCCACGACGCCGACCAGACGCTGATCCGCGCGGCGGTCGGCGCCGGGGTCAGCGCGTATCTCGTCGAAGGGCTGTCCGCCGAGCGGCTCGCGCCGATCCTCGAAGTCGCGCTCGCCCGCTTCTCGCACGACGAAGCGCTGCGCCAGCGGCTCGCCGACGTCGAGCGCGAACTCGCCGACCGCAAGCTGATCGATCGCGCGAAACGCCTGCTGATGGACCGCCGCCGCCTGTCCGAGCACGATGCGTACGCGATGCTGCGCAAGCGCGCGATGGACCAGGGCATCCGCATCGTCGACGCCGCGCGGCAACTGCTCGACGCGCCTTCACAATGACCACCATGAACCCTCCGATTCCCGCCGCGCCGGAACGCGCGCATCTCCGTCTCGGCTTCGTCGCGCTGAGCGACGCCGCCCCGCTGATCGTCGCGCAGCGCCGCGGCCTCGGCGCGCGCCACGGCCTCACGCTCGAACTGAGCCGCCAGCCGTCGTGGGCCGCGGTGCGCGACAAGCTGCTGTCCGGCGAACTCGACGCCGCGCATGCGCTGTATGGCCTCGTCTGCGGGATGCAGCTCGGCATCGGCAGCCCGCAGGCCGACATGGCCGTGCTGATGGTGCTGAACCGCAACGGCCAGGCGATCACGTTCTCCGGGCCGCTCGCCGACGCGTTCCGCGCGCGCGGCAACCTGCGCGACGCGCTCGCGACGCTCGGCCGCCCGCCCGTGTTCGCGCAGACCTTCCCGACCGGCACGCACGCGATGTGGCTCTACCACTGGCTTGCGTCGCACGGCGTCGACCCGCTGCGCGAGATCCGCAGCGTCGTGATTCCGCCGCCCGAGATGGTCGCCGCGCTCGCGCAAGGCGAGCTCGACGGCTTTTGCGCGGGCGAGCCGTGGCATGCGGTCGCCGAGGCGTGCCGCGCGGGCCGCACCGTCGCCGCGACGAGCGAGGTCTGGCCCGATCATCCGGAAAAGGCGCTCGCGTGCCGGCGCGATTTCACCGAGCTGTATCCGAACGCCGCGCGCGCGCTGATCCGCACGCTCGTCGACGCGTGCGCGTGGCTCGACAGCCCCGCGCACCGCCGCCAAGCCGCGGACTGGCTCGCGTCGCCGGACGCGATCGGCGTGCCGGCCGCGCTGATCGCGCCGCGCCTGCTCGGCGACTACGGCGCGGGGCCGTTCGCCGCGCCGCCGCTGCCGGTCGCGTTTCACGCGAACGGCGCGGTGAACCGGCCTTGCGCCGACGACGGCCTGTGGTTCCTGTCGCAGTACCGGCGCTGGGGCATGCGCGACGG
The sequence above is drawn from the Burkholderia ubonensis genome and encodes:
- a CDS encoding ANTAR domain-containing response regulator, yielding MSASATPVRLRVLLVTDTQKPIGDLRDALARLGYEMLNEVATPARLPAAVEAQRPDVVIIDTESPSRDTLEQLAVMNATAPRPVLMFSHDADQTLIRAAVGAGVSAYLVEGLSAERLAPILEVALARFSHDEALRQRLADVERELADRKLIDRAKRLLMDRRRLSEHDAYAMLRKRAMDQGIRIVDAARQLLDAPSQ
- a CDS encoding CmpA/NrtA family ABC transporter substrate-binding protein — translated: MNPPIPAAPERAHLRLGFVALSDAAPLIVAQRRGLGARHGLTLELSRQPSWAAVRDKLLSGELDAAHALYGLVCGMQLGIGSPQADMAVLMVLNRNGQAITFSGPLADAFRARGNLRDALATLGRPPVFAQTFPTGTHAMWLYHWLASHGVDPLREIRSVVIPPPEMVAALAQGELDGFCAGEPWHAVAEACRAGRTVAATSEVWPDHPEKALACRRDFTELYPNAARALIRTLVDACAWLDSPAHRRQAADWLASPDAIGVPAALIAPRLLGDYGAGPFAAPPLPVAFHANGAVNRPCADDGLWFLSQYRRWGMRDGAQDDDRARVAAVAQTAMYDAAVAEMGATRAD